The window TTGCGCTGCGCGAAGCCTGCCGGCAGTTGCAGCAGGCCGCCGACGTGTTGGAAGAGCAGAACCTGTTTGAGTCGGCCGATGCGCTTCGCACGGCGGCCGACGGTCTGCGGCGCCAGTCGCGCGAGAAGCTGGGTGAAAGCGAGCAAGCCGGCCAAGACGCGGAGTAACCGGGAGCGGTCGCACTGAGGCCGGCGAGCGCGGCCGAGAATGAGACATCGGCGGTGGCTGGGGCAGCGCCGGGCCAAGCTCTGCCCCAGCCACCGCGTTCCCTCGCGGCAGTCGGCCCTAGGTTCAATCGGCCAACCCGCCCGCGCAGGCAAGCTCCTCCGGTCCACCGACCTGCGCGGTTGCAGACTCCCCAGCCACCCTGCCCGCCGCCGCCCGCGGGCGAAACCGCACGACAAAGCCGCTCTCCGGCCGAAGCGTAATCATGGGGCGCACGCGAAGCGGGGCCGAATAGGCCGGCTCGATCGAGAACTGCCGGCACAAGAGGGCCGTGATCGTCACGCCCTCCATGTCGGCCAGCGACTTGCCAATGCACATCCGCGGACCTTCGCCAAAGGGAATGTACGTGCCCGGCGCCACCGGCGAGCCGGGCAGGAACCGCGTGGGGTCGAATGTTTCCGGACGCTCGAAGTATTTGCGGTGCATCACATAGGGACTCCAGATCAGGTTGGCCCCCGCTTCAATGCGGTAGTCGCCCAGCGACACGTCCGTCAGGGCCTGACGGTCGAGCATCGGCACCGAAGGATAGAGCCGCAGAGTTTCGCGCCAGACGGCCTCCGTGAGCGGCAGCTCGCCCAGCGGCACGCTGGCCGGCGCGAGTCCGGCCACTTCGTCGTAGAGGTCGTCTTGCACCTCGGCATGACGCGCCAGCAGGCCGAGCAGGAACGTCACCGAGCCGGCGGTCGTTTCGTGTCCGGCCATCAGCATCGTCATGACGTGGTCGCGGAGCTCGGCGCCCTCGAAGCCGCACCCCAGCAACAGCGACATCACGTCGCTGCGTCGATCGAGCTCGGCCGGCGTCTCGCGCCGCCGCCGCTCGATCATGCGCCTGACCACCGAGTCCAACGTCGCCAGCGCCCGCACGAACCGCCGGCGGCGCGGCGTGTTCCAGCGCTCGGGCACCAGCGACCAGATGCGGTAGCGCGCATAATCGTTGCACACATCGACGGCGTCGTGAAACTCGTCTAAATCGACGTCGTCGGACGTGGCGCCGAACAGCAGCTCCATCGCCACCCGCATCATCAGCTCGCTCATCAGCAGGTCGAGATCGAACGCGGTCGAACGATTGTCGGCCTTCAGGCGAGCGGCCAGTTCGAGCGTATGCCGGACGACGATCTGCTGCTGATCGGCCATCAGTCCACGGGCGAAGGCCTGGCTGACGCGCCTGCGGGCTTCGATCCACTCTTTGCCGTCGAGCGTCACCAGCCCTTTGCCCAGCACGATCTCCAGCTTCTTGAACAGCGAACCCTTGGCGAAGCGCTTCGTGTCGGAGAGCAACTGCTTGACCAACTCCGGGCCGGTGACCAGATAGAACGGCACGCCGAGCCAACCGAGCCGGACGAGATCGTACCGCTCACCGACTTCGGAGAGGAACTCCAAGGGGCGGTACATCATTTTGTAAAGCAGCAGCGGCGGGCAGAAGCTCGTCCGCTTGAACGCGGGCGGCTTGTTCAGCCCGGCGGCCAACTCGCCTTTTCGCTGGTTCACCGTAGTCTTCCTCGAATGAGTGGTTTTTGTATGTCGAATGCCGCGTTTTTGCGCAGCTACCGTTAAATAGGTCCGCCGGCGACGTGTGGCAAATAGGCAACAGTCCCGACGGGGTTCGCGTCGCAAGATTGTTGGCCGCGAGGCGGTGCAATCGGCACCCTTGTTACCGTTGTCACGTCCGCGCGGTCCGGCGGTCGTTGCGGTGGGGCGGCATTCCCAGGCCGTCCCGGTGCAGGAACGGGTTTGCGCGTCGCGCGCGGGCCGACCGTTACCACGGCAACATGAACATCGGCTTTTCAGCGGTCTCAGTCGCGATTGTCGTGGGCGCTCTGTTCTGGCTTTGGGCCGCGCGGTATCTGGCGCGTGACACTTTGCTGGCGCCGCAACGAGTTACAAAATCCGCACCTCGACGATGACATGACGCCCTCGTTGCGCGGTTGCTCATTCGGCGGCGTCGCTCAAAGGCGGCTTCAAGCCACGAGCGACCGCCTGCTGCCAGGCTTTTGCCTTTAGCACCAGGCTTCGTCGATAGGAAGCCAACAGTTCGTCGAGTCGATGGCGCTCGCGCGCGTCGAGCAACGAGTCGCGATTGCGGGCCAAGAGGTCGCTCAGCTCGTTCTGGGTGGCCGACGGCAATGCCGCCTCACAAAGCGCAAGCAACTCGTCGTCGGAGGCGCATTCCAGAGCGGGCTCGGCCGCGCCGCGCCCGACCCATTCGGTTACTACATCCTCAAGGCGCCGATTGGTGGCCGCGGCCACCGCTCTCGCTCGCGACGCCAATTCTGCGGGCAGTTCCAACGTTACCGTTTCGCTCGTGGGGTTCGCTCCGTGGCCGAGTTTTGAACATCAGACGGCCCTGTCAATTCTACCCGATGCCGCGCCCGCCTGCACTCTAAGCCGAAGGCAGTTCGCGCAACAGCCGGCGGTCGGCCTCAAACCGTTTGACCGCGCGCTCGAACGAGCCGGTCGTCTTGGTCAGCAGCAGTGCATGCGGGCTTCCTTTCCGCTCCAGCGTGCTTTTCACATCGCACTGATGCCGGCCGATCGAGTCGAGCACGTGGCGCCGGAGATCTTCACGCGCGGCAATGCGCGTGACCATGTTCGCGCCGTCGGCTAAGAAGGAATTGAGCTGGGCGCAATATCGGCAGTTGCAGTCCACCTCGGCCGGACGGGCCCAGTCGGCGGGAGGCTCCGGTCGCCGGGCGGTGGCCGTTTCGAGCCGCTGCCGCACGGCGGCCAGCCAAGACGCCAGTTGCCGGTGCGGCGAGCCAAGCTGCTTTTTCGACCACGGAACGATCGACTTCAGGCACGGCACCTGGCATTCGTCCAGGCGAAACTCGCCGGGCGACCCGCGGACAAATTCCAGCACGCGCGACAGGTCTTCTCGTAGACCAACAGTTTGTACAACCTGGCTTCGAGTTGTTCGGCGGGCAGCCCAAGCTGTTCGGCGGCGAGCTGCGTGGCGCCGGCGATGGCCGCGTTCCATTCTTCGCTCAGGCGGAATTGGTCGGGGTCGAGCTCGAACGTATTCCTCACGTTCTTGTCGACCAGCGTCCTTGTTCCCTTTCCATAGGGTGCCGTCCGGCAACGAGCGACGAGGGCCTTCGCCGCCTTGGACTTCAGGGGAAGCTCGATCGGCCCCAGACCCTTCACTTCGATCTCGGGATCGACGACGGGCAAGCAACCGGAGACGCAAAACTTCGCGGACCTCGTCGCCTGTCCAATCGCTTCCGAAAGCCATTCCACAGTGGCTGAACTACTCATCTGCTACCTCCTTGCTGATACGCGGGTCGTGACCAGGGGAGCATGATCGGGACTCCCCAATCCATTAAGGGTCGATTCTATCGTCGGGCATCATGAATTCCCAGAGCCCGTTCTGGTGAAGCCAGATCGGGTCGGTTCCGTTGCGCTTTGCGTTCCGCTTTCGCTCGTTTTGCCATCGTGTGCTTACTTACCAAACCGAGGGATGAAGTTCCTCTTCAATCGCCAACAGCCGGTTGTATTTCGCCAGCCGTTCGCTGCGCTGCACCGAGCCGATCTTGATCTGGTCGGCGGCGGTGGCCACAGCCAGGTCGGCAATGGTCGCGTCTTCCGTCTCCCCGCTACGGGCCGAGACGACGCAACGATAGCCGGCCGCACGGGCGACAGCCATCGTGCGGAAGGTCTCGCTCAGCGTGCCGATCTGATTCACCTTGATGAGCACCGCGTTGGCGATGCTCAAGTCGATGCCCCGCTTGAGCCGGTCGGGGTTCGTGGCAAAAAGGTCGTCGCCCACGAGCTGCACCCGCTCGCCCAGCCGCCGCGTCAGCTCTTGCCAGCCGTTCCAGTCGTCTTCGGCCAGTCCGTCTTCGATGCTGGCGATGGGAAACTCGTCGGCCAACGCCGCCAGATGATCGATCATTTGACCGCTGGTCCATCGTTGGTCACCAGCCGTCTTAAGGCAATAACTGCCGCCGTCAAAAAAATGGCTGCTGGCCACATCGACGGCCAGCGTTACGTCGGCCCCCGGATGCAGACCGGCGGCCTCGATGGCCCGCACCACAATTTCCGCCGCCGCGCGGTTGCTGGGTAGCCGCGGCCCAAATCCCCCTTCGTCGCCGACCAAACAGCCCTCGCAGCCGGAATCCGCCAGCATTTTGCCCAGACGCCGATAGACGCGGACGATCCATTCCAGGGCGGTGCTGTAGCTCGCCGCGCCGGCGGGCATGATCAAAAAGTCCTGGAAATCGAGGTTGCCGCCGGCGTGCAGCCCGCCGGAGATCATGTTGGTCATCGGCAGCGGCATGCGGCACGCCGTGTCGATGGGCGTCCGCAAATCCACGGCTGCTTGTTGCCAAAGGGCGTTCAGGTGCCGATAGAGCGGCTGTCTTGTGGCGGCCGCCGCGGCGTGGGCCACCGCCAGCGATACGCCCAGGATGGCGTTGGCGCCCAGTTTCGACTTTTGCGGCGTGCCGTCGAGCTCGCACAACCGTTGATCGATGGCCGCCTGCTCGGCCGGATCGCGGCCGATCACAGCCGGACCGAGAATGTCGTTGACGTTGGCGACCGCTTTCCGCACGCCCCGGCCATCGTAGCGGCTCGGATCGCCGTCGCGCAGCTCGTGGGCTTCGGCCTTGCCCGTGCTGGCACCGGACGGGACGATGGCCGAGCCGCACGTGCCGTCGCTGTTGGCCGCCTCGACTTCGACCGTCGGTTGTCCGCGGCTGTCGAGCACTTCACGGGCATGGATGCGGGCGAGAGTGGCTAGGCTCATTGTCCCTGAACCTATTCATCGTCGACGCGACTGTCAAACGAGCGTTGTGTCCTAATTGCATCGACGCAGGCACGGGCCGTAGGGTAGGAGCGAGCGAGCTTGCGAGCGCCGGCCCACCACGATTGCCGAAAATGGTGGGCCGGCGCTCGCAAGCTCGCTCGCTCCCACCCTACAAGCAGCACAGTTTTTAGACACTACCAGCGGCCGGCAGCACTTTACACCGTGCCGCCAAGTGGGTTAAAAAGGGGAGTCGCCGCCGCCTCCCGTACCGAGGCGAGCGGCTTTTTCACTGTTACGGGGAGACCGAATGATGTCCGACGTGATTCCCATGAGCCGGGCCGGCTACGACAAACTGATGGCCGAATTGAAGCACCTGGATACGGTGGAGATGCCGAAGGTGGCCGAGCGCGTGGCCGAGGCCCGTTCGGCGGGCGATCTCAAGGAAAACGCCGAGTATCACGGCGCCCGCGAGAGCCAGGGCATGCTGCAGGCCAAAATCAACCTGTTGCGCGACAAGCTCAGCCGTGCCCGGATTGTCGACACGGCGACACTGCCCAAAGACGAAGTCGTGTTCGGGGCCACAGTGGTGGTCAAAGACCTCGACTTCGGCGACAAGGAAGAGTTCACGCTGGTCGGCGCCGGCGACGAAGATTACGACGCCGGCAAGATTCTCATCACCAGCCCGCTGGCCCAGGGGCTGGTCGGCAAAAAAGTCGGCGCGCAGGTCGAAATCCCCGTCCCCGCCGGCACGATGAAGTTCGAGATTTTGGAGATTCGCTTCGAGGGGTAGCAAGAAGGAACATCATCCATGCGATTGCCCGCCGCACCAGGCCGACCGCCTCTGGACCTGGAGATCAAAGACGCCCAAGTCATTTTCAAAACGGTCTGGGATGACCTTGAGGAGCAAGTCGGTCACGAAAACCTGCGGTTTCCCAAGGAGCTGATCCTGCTGGGCGGAGCACCGGGCGCCGGAAAAGGCACCCAGACCAAGTTCATCATGCAAGCTCGCGGTCTCACCCGTCCGCCCATCGTCGTCAGCGAGTTGCTGGTGACGCCCGAAGCGGAAAAGATCAAGGACCAAGGGGGGATGGTGGGCGACAAGGAAGTCGTCGGCATTCTGTTGCGCAAACTGCTCGAAGACGAATTCCGAGACGGGGCTTTGCTGGACGGATTTCCCAGAACGCGGGTGCAGGTCGAGTGCCTCAAACTTATGGTGGAACAAATCGACAAGCTCCACGATGAATTCGAAAACACTCCCCAGGCCATTCACTTCCGCAGGCCGACCATTCACGCCATGGTTCTGTTCGTGAGCGAACGGACCAGCATCGAGCGCCAACTCAAACGAGGGATGTTGATCGCCGAGCATAATCGGGAAGTGGAGGAGACGGGCATCGGCAAACCGCTGGAACTGCGCTCTTCGGACCTGAGCGAAGAGACCGCGCGCCGCCGCTACCAGGTATTCAAAGAGCAGACCTGGGACGCGCTGCAGTCTTTGAAGGACCTTTATCATTACCACTTCATCAATGCGGAAGGGACCATCGACGAAGTCGAGGCGAACATCCTCCAAGAACTGCAGTACCAAAGCTCGCTGGAACTGGAGCCGCGCACCAACGACCGCTTGAGTCCCATCCCGCTGGCCGAGGAAATCATCCTGCATGCCCGGCAGGAGTTGGTAAAACGCCTGGACGGCTACGAATTGGAGCACACCGACCTGTTCATCCGCGTTGTCGAGATGATCGAAACGAAGTTCATGCCGATCATTACCCGCCACGCGATCTCAGGCCGGGCGATCGTCAACTCGGAAGATCCGATTTTCGACGATCCTCTCGCCCTGTCGATGCTGATCGACGTTTTTTCGGAACGGGGCTTTTATGCCGTCGTCGACAAGAACAACCAGCAGATTCCCGAGCGGGTGGATCTCAGTACCGGCCGAATTTACGGGCGAACCAAAGCGGTTTACCGGATCCACATCAGCTTCAAAGGATCTGAAATCCGCAGGGGCTAAGTCCTCAATCACGGCTTGGCGGGCGGATCTATTAATAAAGGAAGCGCCGCCGTCTCGACATATTCATACTCGCGCGTTTGGAACTCAAAGTGGTCAATATCGTCGCGGTTGAGTTTCGGAAAAGTGGCCTGCATCTGGTGGACCTTGCCGCCACTCGCCCCGCCGCGGCCCGCGGAGTCGTGCAGCATGCCCTGTTTATCGAAGGCCACGACGCGGACGTCCTGATCGAAATAATCGTGCGAAACGATGATTGTCGCTCCGTTCGGCATATCGAACCCTTCGGAAAACACGATGCCGTGGTTCTGCTTGCCGATCGCGGTCCTGCCAAACCGCTGCACCTCGGCTTCCGTCGTCCATTTGCCCGTGGCCACGCCGAATTTTATGGTCGTCGTCTTTTGCTCCGGCGGAACGCCGACATAGCGGCTGAAATACCCCTTGGGGTTCGTCTGGCCCTCCACGCTCACTTCACCATCACCAGTGGCGTGAGCTCCCGAACTGTGCCACCTGACATCCGCATCGTCGGGCAAACCGTCAACGCGTACGATGATCCTGCGCCAGACGACGTTTGCTGCGTTGACAGTGTCGCCGCCGTTCCTCCAAGAGACCGGCAGCGATGCCAGCTTGTTGCCCCGCTCGTCGGTTTGCCGCACGAAACATCCGATCAGCGGCGCAGGGAGCGACTTGAGCGGCTTGCCGTCCCCAGCCCACCAACGGCTGTCGTCGGGGCCGTGCGTGCCGAGAGCCAGAACTTCGACTTTACCGCCGAACGAGAAACGCTGTTTTGCGCCGGCCTCGGCCGCACGATTCTTTTGCTCGTCTGCCGCGTTGTTGTCGCTCTGCTGAGCATTGCTGCTTGTCAAAAGCGGCAGAAACACAAGCAGCAGAGAAACGGCGGCCGTGAAAGCCGCGCCGCGAGTGATTCGCAGTGGTTCGTGTGACTTGGTCATGAGTGTCTCCCTAGGCCGCACAACGCGCGAAACCGTTTCAGCGTTTGGGGCGTCCTTTCGTGGCAGACCGCTTACGCTCTTGGCTACGTTTCTTGACCGCGGCCCAGAACGCCTCTTCAGACAAGCCTTTCCCCTGTTTGATGCTCTGCCGCGAGCGTTCCAACAGCGCCTGAAACCGTGGCGAACGACCCAACATGAGACGCTCCAGGTCATCGTCGTCGTAGGGAACCAGCAAAACAGCGGCAGGCTTGCCATTGCGTGTAATGACGATAGGGCCTTCGGCGCCACATTCGTCCAAGTAGGCACTCAAACGCGCTTTCACGTCCGCCAAGGGAGCAATTTTCACGACCCGAACTCCTCTCCTCCGATCAAGAGCCGATTACGGTCCTTTACGCCTACAGCCAACACCTGCACCTGCCGCGCATTAGAGCACGCCGACTCTGGAATCCAAAATCCAAAATCCAACTACCTTCCCGGCATCGTCTTGCCTTTGAGCTGATAGACATAGGCCAGCACCTCGGCCACCGCGGCGTACAACTTGGCGGGGATCGGATGGTCGATCTCGACTTCCTTGTAGAGCAACTGAGCCAGCGGCTTCTTTTCGACGATCGGCACGCCGTTCTCCAACGCCAGGCGGCGGATGCGCGCGGCGAGCACGCCCGCCCCCTTGGCGATCACGATCGGCGCGGCCATCGTGCCATGCTCGTATTGAATGGCGATCGCCAACTCCGTGGGGTTGGTGATCACCACGTCGGCTTTCGGCACCGCCGAACGGACGCGATTCATCACCAACTGCCGCTGGGCCGCGCGGCGACGGGCGATGACCTGCGGATCGCCCTGCAGGTTCTTCATCTCTTCCCGCACCTCTTGCGTGGTCATCCGCAGGTCCTGCTCCTGCCGCCACCACTGAAAGCCGTAGTCCAACAGCGCCAGCAGCAGCAGTGCCGAGGCGATCTTGATGCCCGTCCACAACAGCGACTCGCTCAGGAAGCGGCCGATCTGCGCCAGATCGAGAGCGACCAGGGCCAGTACGTCGTCGAGCTCGCCCGACAGGCAGACATAGGCCACCGTTGCGACCAGCAGCACTTTGAACGATCCAAACACCAGCCGCATCACACTGGCCAGCGAAAAAACACGAAAGAACCCGGCGACCGGATCGAGCCGCGAGATGTCGGGCATGATTTTTTCGGGCACGAACAGCAGGCCCACTTGGGCGATGTTGACGAACACCGCCACCGCCAGGATGACCAGCAGCAGCGGCAGCAGCACGGATGCCAGGCCAAGCATGACCGTGGAGAACTCATGTGAGACCGTGGCCACGTCGGCGGTCAGCCACGGTTCGTCGCCCAGATAGTGCCGTGCGAGGAGGCCCATCGTCGTCACCACCGAGCCGCCCATCCAAAGCATCGCCGTCATGGCGCCCAACAGCAGCGCGGCCGAGCCGAGATCTTGGCTGCGCGCCACATGACCCTGTTCGCGGGCCTGCTGCCGGCGATACTGGGTTGCTTCTTGCGATTTTTCGCCGTTTTGTTCGGGCATCCCTCATCTCTCATCGTTCAACGCAACGCACTCAGCACCGTGTTCAGTGCTGGCTCGATTTCGTCTTGCAACAGCCACGCCAGGCCGGCCAGCGATGCGGAAAGAATGCTCAAGGTCACCAAGGCGTTCAAGCCGAACCCCAGCGCCATCACGTTCAATTGCGGCAGCGTGCGGCTGATGATGCCCAACACCAGCGAAGCCAGCATCAAGGCCGCCGTGGCCGGCGCGGCGACCCGAACTCCCAACGAAAAGCTCTGCACCAAAAGCGTCACCACCATGTCGCCGAGCGAGGTAGCCATGCTCGCGCTGCCGGGCGGCAGCGCGGCAAACGTATCCAAGAACCCGGTCATCGCCATGCGGTGGCCCCCGCAAAGCAAAAAGACCGCCAGGGCCACCATATACAGTAACTGCGACAAGAGCGGCACGTCGGCGTCGAAGCCGGGGTTATATACGTCGGCCAGCGTCATGCCGCTCATTTGTCCGACGATTTGCCCCGCCAACTGCACTCCCGAAAACAACAGCAACACGCCCGAACCAAGCAGAAAGCCGATGAACAGCTCGGCACCGACGAGCGGAATGGAACCGGCCAGCGTCGTGGGCGGCGTCAAAGGCGTGTCGATCTGGCCGGGAAACAGGAGCATGGCCAGTGCGATGGCCAGAAACACGCGGATTTGGGTTGGAATCTCGCTGCTGCCGAACGGCGGCCCGGCCAGCACCAGTCCGCTCGTGCGGACGAGCACCAGCAAGAACACGAACAGATGGTGTTGCGTGAAGTCGAACATGGTTCAAGGCGTTAGGCAATAGGCGTTGGGCGTTAGGGAATGATTAGAGGACCGCGCCTAGCGCCTAACGCCCATCGCCTAACGCCTCCGTCACAGCATTTCAGGAATGTTGCCGAACACGTCTTCTACGTACTGGACCATGCGGTTCAAGAGCCACGGCAAACTGAAGGCCAGCACGAAGACCATGGCCACAATCTTGGGCACGAACGAGACCGTCTGGTCCTGGACCTGCGTGAGCGCCTGCAGCAGTCCGATCGCCAGGCCGACGATGAGTCCGGCCACCATCACGGGGGCACTCACCAGCAGCCCGATGATAATCGCCTCACGACCCAGATCGACGGCGTCGGTCACATCCATGGGCGACTTCTCTAGTCGCCCTCGACAACCGGGTCAATGCCAACTTTCCCGCTTGCCGCCGCAATGGTATGATAACGCTGTGGATTCGTCGGAATCCTCCCGCCCTAACGAAGCACCCCAGCGGCACGGGCCGCGGTGCCGCCCGCCGAGAAATCAAACTATTCGTGTACACGATTCGCCGATGAACCGCTTCCGGCACCTGCTGCCCGTCCTCGCTTTTGCCGCCACGAGTTTCGTTGCCTGCGTGGGATTCTGCGCCGGCGAACCGGCAGCACCTACGGCCGAGCAAGTCGAGTTCTTCGAAAAGAGCGTGCGGCCAGTGCTCGTCAACCGGTGTCAGAGTTGTCACGGCGCCGAGAAACAAGAGTCGGGCCTGCGGCTCGACCGGCGGACGGCGATTGAGAACGGGAGCGACGGCGGCCCGGTGATCGTGCCCGGAAAGCCGGACCAGAGCTCGCTGATTACGGCTGTCCGTTATCAGGGCGACGTCCAGATGCCCCCGACGGCGAAATTGCCTGATGCTGAACTGGCGGCACTGGTGAAATGGGTAGAGATCGGCGCGCCGTGGCCCAAGGAAGCGATCGACGGCGGCCGGTCCGCCAGCGCCGCGCCGGCCTCGCCGCAAGACGCGCAGGCCGCGCATTGGGCGTTTCGCCCGGTTGTTAGGCCGGCCGTTCCGAGCGTGAAGCAGGCCGACGGGTGCGCCACGCCGATCGATAACTTCGTCGTGGCGCGGCTCGAAGCCCAGGGATTAACGCCCTCGCCACGCGCCGACCGGCGAACGCTTCTCCGCCGCGCCAGCTTCGATCTGCTCGGTCTGCCGCCGACCGCCGGCGAAATCGAAGCCTTCGAGCGCGACGCGTCGCCCGACGCCTGGCCGCGCGTCGTCGACCGGTTGCTCGCTTCGCCGCACTACGGCGAGCGCTGGGCCCGGCACTGGCTCGACGTGGCCCGTTATGCCGACACCAAGGGCTATGTGTTCACGCAGGAACGGCGGTATCCGTTTTCGTACACCTACCGCGATTACGTCATCCGGGCAATGAACGAGGATCTGCCTTACGACCGGTTCGTCAGCCAGCAGCTCGCCGCCGACAAGCTGCCCATGAGCGGCGACAACCGCTCGCTGGCCGCTCTCGGCTTTCTGACGCTGGGGCGGCGGTTCATGTTCAACGTTCACGACATCATCGACGACCGGATCGACGTGGTGTCGCGCGGGCTGCTGGGACTGACCGTCACCTGCGCGCGCTGTCACGATCACAAGTTCGACCCGATTCCCTCGGCCGATTATTACTCGCTCTACGGCGTCTTCGCCAGCTCGACGGAGCCGGACGACGGGCCGCTGATCGGCGTGCCGGAGGAGACGGCGGCCTACGCGGAGTTCAAGAAGGAGAAAGCGGCGCGAGAGAAGGCCGTCGACGATTACCGCGTCGGCAAACAGCAAGAGCTGGCGAAGCAGTTCCGATCGCAGGCCGGCGACTATTTGCTGCAATTGATTCGCGAGCGGCCCGGCGAACCGGCCGACGGACCGCCCAAAGACGAGCCGATGATCTCGCTGGGACCGGGCGACCTGCGGCGGCCGATCACCGATCGTTGGCGGCAGTACGTGAAGCAGTCGGCCGCCAAGCGCGGTCCGGTGTTTGCGGCCTGGCACGAATTGGCGGCGATTACGCCGGCCGATTTCGGCCCCAAGGCGAATGAGGCCATCGAAAGTTGGATGTCGGCAGCCGACGCGCCGCCGATGAACCCCTTGGTCAGGCAAATGCTGGTCGAACACCGGCCGGCGACGATGACCGACGTGGCCCGGCTTTACGGCGAGCTGCTGGCGTCCGTCGACAAGCAATGGAACGAACTCCGCCAGACCGCCCCGTCGGCCGAGCGGCTTGACGACCCAGCGGCTGAAGAACTGCGGCAGGTGCTTTACGGGCCGGAGTCGCCGACGGTGCTGACCGACGAGCAGTCCCAGCGGCTGTTCGATCGCGAGGTGCGCGACCATCTCACGCAGTTGAAAAAGAAAGTGGACGAGCTGGAGGTCACGTCGCCGGCCGCTCCGGCGCGCGCCATGGCCATGGTCGACGCGCCTTCGCCCGTGGAACCGCACGTTTTTGTTCGCGGCAATCCGGGCCGGCCGGGCGACCGCGTGCCGCGTCGGTTTTTGGCGGTCCTCTCGCGCGGCGAGCGGCGGCCCTTCGAGCACGGCAGCGGGCGGCTCGATCTGGCCGCTGCGATTGCCAGCCGCGACAATCCGCTGACCGCGCGGGTGCTGGTCAACCGCGTCTGGTTGCACCATTTCGGCAATGGTCTGGTGCGCACTCCGAGCGATTTCGGCGTCCGCAGCGATCCGCCGACGCACCCCGAATTGCTCGACTGGCTGGCGGCCACGTTCATGGACGACGGTTGGTCGTTGAAAAGTCTGCACCGGCAGATCCTGCTCTCCAGCGCCTATCAGCAGGCGACGGGTGAGCGGGCGGAGTGCGTCGCTGTCGATCCGGAGAATCGCCTGCTCTGGCGGATGAACCGCCGCCGGCTCGATTTCGAGTCGATGCGCGACAGTTACCTGGCTATTTCGGAGCGGCTCGATTCCGCGCTGGGTGGCCGGCCGGTCGACCTCTGGGCGGCGCCGTATTCTGGCCGCCGCAGCGTTTATGCGTTTCTCGACCGGCAGGATTTGCCCGGCGTGTTCCGCATATTCGACTTTGCCAATCCCGACGTCTCCAACGACCAGCGGCCGCGGACCACGGTGCCGCAACAGGCGCTGTTCGCGATGAACTCGCCGTTCGTGCTCGAGCAGGTGCGGCGGCTGGTGGCCCGGCCGGAAGTGGCCGGCGAGATGGATGCGGCAAGGCGAGTGCAGGCGCTCTATCGGCTGATCCTTGGCCGCGTGGCGACGAACGACGAAGTTGAGTTGGCCGTGCGGTTCATCGACGCGCCGCCGGTTTCAGCAGAGGCTTCGAAGCTCACGCCGTGGGAGCTATTGGCCCAGGTGCTGCTGAGCACGAACGAATTCATGTTCGTGGACTAAGCAGGGTGGGACTCGGTCGGCGTTGTGTCATCATGCGTGCCGCCGGCGGCGGATGTGCATGCCGATCATGGCGGCCACCAGCAGTCCCGCCACGAACAACATCAGCGGCCGCAAGGTCGCCCGGCCCGCCGGCTGCCATTCGGGCACCGCCGACCGTTCCGAGGCCCGGCCTTCTTTCGAGGCCGCGCGGTTGCGCTGGGCGGCACGCTGGCGCGATTGCTGCATCCGCTCGATTCGCTCTT of the Pirellulales bacterium genome contains:
- a CDS encoding cytochrome P450, which codes for MNQRKGELAAGLNKPPAFKRTSFCPPLLLYKMMYRPLEFLSEVGERYDLVRLGWLGVPFYLVTGPELVKQLLSDTKRFAKGSLFKKLEIVLGKGLVTLDGKEWIEARRRVSQAFARGLMADQQQIVVRHTLELAARLKADNRSTAFDLDLLMSELMMRVAMELLFGATSDDVDLDEFHDAVDVCNDYARYRIWSLVPERWNTPRRRRFVRALATLDSVVRRMIERRRRETPAELDRRSDVMSLLLGCGFEGAELRDHVMTMLMAGHETTAGSVTFLLGLLARHAEVQDDLYDEVAGLAPASVPLGELPLTEAVWRETLRLYPSVPMLDRQALTDVSLGDYRIEAGANLIWSPYVMHRKYFERPETFDPTRFLPGSPVAPGTYIPFGEGPRMCIGKSLADMEGVTITALLCRQFSIEPAYSAPLRVRPMITLRPESGFVVRFRPRAAAGRVAGESATAQVGGPEELACAGGLAD
- the eno gene encoding phosphopyruvate hydratase; protein product: MSLATLARIHAREVLDSRGQPTVEVEAANSDGTCGSAIVPSGASTGKAEAHELRDGDPSRYDGRGVRKAVANVNDILGPAVIGRDPAEQAAIDQRLCELDGTPQKSKLGANAILGVSLAVAHAAAAATRQPLYRHLNALWQQAAVDLRTPIDTACRMPLPMTNMISGGLHAGGNLDFQDFLIMPAGAASYSTALEWIVRVYRRLGKMLADSGCEGCLVGDEGGFGPRLPSNRAAAEIVVRAIEAAGLHPGADVTLAVDVASSHFFDGGSYCLKTAGDQRWTSGQMIDHLAALADEFPIASIEDGLAEDDWNGWQELTRRLGERVQLVGDDLFATNPDRLKRGIDLSIANAVLIKVNQIGTLSETFRTMAVARAAGYRCVVSARSGETEDATIADLAVATAADQIKIGSVQRSERLAKYNRLLAIEEELHPSVW
- a CDS encoding type II toxin-antitoxin system Phd/YefM family antitoxin → MADVKARLSAYLDECGAEGPIVITRNGKPAAVLLVPYDDDDLERLMLGRSPRFQALLERSRQSIKQGKGLSEEAFWAAVKKRSQERKRSATKGRPKR
- the flhB gene encoding flagellar biosynthesis protein FlhB, whose protein sequence is MPEQNGEKSQEATQYRRQQAREQGHVARSQDLGSAALLLGAMTAMLWMGGSVVTTMGLLARHYLGDEPWLTADVATVSHEFSTVMLGLASVLLPLLLVILAVAVFVNIAQVGLLFVPEKIMPDISRLDPVAGFFRVFSLASVMRLVFGSFKVLLVATVAYVCLSGELDDVLALVALDLAQIGRFLSESLLWTGIKIASALLLLALLDYGFQWWRQEQDLRMTTQEVREEMKNLQGDPQVIARRRAAQRQLVMNRVRSAVPKADVVITNPTELAIAIQYEHGTMAAPIVIAKGAGVLAARIRRLALENGVPIVEKKPLAQLLYKEVEIDHPIPAKLYAAVAEVLAYVYQLKGKTMPGR
- a CDS encoding nucleoside monophosphate kinase, with translation MRLPAAPGRPPLDLEIKDAQVIFKTVWDDLEEQVGHENLRFPKELILLGGAPGAGKGTQTKFIMQARGLTRPPIVVSELLVTPEAEKIKDQGGMVGDKEVVGILLRKLLEDEFRDGALLDGFPRTRVQVECLKLMVEQIDKLHDEFENTPQAIHFRRPTIHAMVLFVSERTSIERQLKRGMLIAEHNREVEETGIGKPLELRSSDLSEETARRRYQVFKEQTWDALQSLKDLYHYHFINAEGTIDEVEANILQELQYQSSLELEPRTNDRLSPIPLAEEIILHARQELVKRLDGYELEHTDLFIRVVEMIETKFMPIITRHAISGRAIVNSEDPIFDDPLALSMLIDVFSERGFYAVVDKNNQQIPERVDLSTGRIYGRTKAVYRIHISFKGSEIRRG
- the greA gene encoding transcription elongation factor GreA, with translation MSDVIPMSRAGYDKLMAELKHLDTVEMPKVAERVAEARSAGDLKENAEYHGARESQGMLQAKINLLRDKLSRARIVDTATLPKDEVVFGATVVVKDLDFGDKEEFTLVGAGDEDYDAGKILITSPLAQGLVGKKVGAQVEIPVPAGTMKFEILEIRFEG